From Paraflavitalea devenefica, the proteins below share one genomic window:
- a CDS encoding VOC family protein gives MSAITAPTIDCDRLHPLLVVSDIPAAVDFYANKLGFSHGFTWGEPPEMAGMNIGDVSIHLYKGEPHSNSVYFVVGDADELYEFQRSNGVEVVHTPADREYELRDYAVKDPWGNTLAFGHYIQHMGPPIKIERVAVPVRLEKRLAALLKDLAEHKGMSIDSCLEETLLHTFEVVGKNVGVASPHTKKTHEFIQELKQKHGIDYDTHASYRFVE, from the coding sequence ATGTCTGCTATAACGGCCCCCACTATTGATTGTGACCGGCTTCATCCACTCCTGGTAGTGAGTGATATACCTGCCGCTGTTGATTTTTATGCCAACAAGCTGGGCTTTTCTCATGGCTTTACCTGGGGCGAACCACCGGAAATGGCCGGCATGAACATAGGGGACGTTTCCATACACCTATATAAAGGGGAACCCCATAGCAACTCCGTGTATTTCGTGGTGGGTGATGCTGATGAGTTGTATGAATTTCAGCGCAGCAATGGTGTGGAGGTAGTGCATACACCGGCAGACAGGGAGTATGAACTGCGCGATTATGCGGTAAAAGACCCCTGGGGCAATACGCTTGCCTTTGGGCACTATATCCAACATATGGGGCCTCCCATTAAGATAGAACGAGTAGCAGTGCCTGTACGCCTGGAAAAGCGCCTGGCCGCCCTTCTCAAGGACCTCGCCGAACACAAGGGCATGAGCATTGACAGTTGCCTGGAAGAAACCCTCCTGCACACTTTTGAAGTAGTAGGCAAAAATGTGGGCGTGGCCAGCCCGCATACCAAAAAGACTCACGAGTTTATCCAGGAGCTGAAGCAAAAGCATGGCATTGATTACGACACCCACGCCAGCTACCGGTTTGTGGAATAA
- a CDS encoding ABC transporter permease → MFINTYKIAWRNMMRNKAFSAINILGLALGMAASLFIFLWVRDEWSIGKQYANGPFLYRIMEREFSSGKVVADEDTPGLLAEELKKQFPEVVHAAGFTWPEGHVLTAGDKMIRQVGRYAGADWFGMYSIPLLAGTPATALNSPSGIAISRKLAETYFGSAQNAINKSIRFDNAVDYQVTAVFENLPANATERYDFLLTWSEFLNREPWAKDWTNGGPGTRIQLSPDADRKQFEAKLEWFLKGRNTDFNSTFYIQLFLQPETEAYLHASFKAGYRVGGRIVYVRLLTIVALFLLLIAGINFTNLATARSIKRAREVGVRKVVGAGRLSLVWQFMGEAILLAAIALIIAIVIVVAVLPAFNHLTGKQLTLPLAQPSAWGLLLGLLIITGILAGSYPAFFLSSLNPARVLKGTLRFGAGAQFFRRGLVVFQFLMSMLLITGTLIVYRQLNYIETKDIGYDRKNLVSIPGRGIAKQYEAFRNELLQLPGIQAVTHAALNPLGNGNTTEAVEWPGKDPNDMISFNQTGVWYDFAKVLKVKIIQGRDFSPAFADSNNYLINQMAAQRIGYKDPVGKPLTFWRKPGKIIGLIEDFHFNSLHQPITPMIIRLDPRNSFDNILVRLESGKTKEALAGIETVYRTMNPDLPFTYSFIDEGYQRQYRSETIVGTLATIFTFLAIFIACLGLFGLAAFTAEQRTKEIGVRKVLGASVANIVTLLSKDFLKLVLIAIIMATPVAWWVMHQWLQEFAYRVHISWWVFVLAGLLAVVIALITISFQSIKAALTSPAKSLKSE, encoded by the coding sequence ATGTTTATAAACACTTATAAGATCGCCTGGCGGAATATGATGCGTAATAAAGCCTTTTCCGCTATTAATATCCTGGGCCTGGCCCTGGGTATGGCTGCCAGCCTCTTTATTTTCCTTTGGGTACGGGATGAATGGAGCATAGGCAAGCAATATGCGAATGGTCCCTTTCTGTACCGCATCATGGAGCGGGAGTTTTCTTCTGGCAAAGTAGTGGCCGATGAAGATACGCCCGGCTTATTAGCCGAAGAACTGAAAAAGCAATTTCCGGAAGTAGTGCATGCCGCCGGCTTCACCTGGCCCGAAGGACATGTACTGACAGCAGGTGATAAAATGATCAGGCAGGTAGGGCGGTATGCCGGGGCTGATTGGTTTGGTATGTACAGCATACCCTTGCTGGCAGGCACACCTGCTACGGCATTGAATTCACCTTCCGGTATAGCCATTTCACGTAAGCTGGCAGAAACTTATTTCGGTAGTGCGCAAAATGCTATTAATAAATCAATCCGCTTTGATAATGCTGTCGACTATCAGGTCACGGCTGTCTTTGAAAACCTGCCAGCCAATGCAACCGAACGATATGACTTCCTGCTCACCTGGTCCGAATTCCTGAACCGTGAGCCATGGGCTAAAGACTGGACAAATGGCGGTCCCGGTACCCGTATTCAACTCAGTCCTGATGCAGACCGTAAACAGTTTGAGGCTAAACTCGAATGGTTTCTCAAAGGACGTAACACCGATTTTAATTCCACCTTTTACATCCAGCTTTTTTTGCAACCCGAAACAGAAGCTTACCTGCACGCCAGCTTTAAGGCAGGCTACCGGGTAGGTGGCCGCATTGTATATGTTCGCCTGCTGACCATTGTAGCCCTATTCCTGTTGCTGATTGCAGGTATCAACTTTACCAATCTCGCTACGGCGCGTTCTATAAAACGGGCGCGGGAAGTGGGTGTGCGTAAAGTAGTAGGGGCGGGGCGGCTTTCCCTGGTCTGGCAGTTTATGGGGGAAGCTATATTACTGGCTGCGATAGCATTGATAATAGCCATTGTGATTGTAGTAGCTGTATTGCCTGCATTCAATCATCTAACGGGGAAGCAACTAACATTACCACTGGCGCAGCCATCTGCATGGGGCTTGCTATTGGGATTATTGATCATAACGGGTATTCTGGCAGGGAGCTATCCGGCCTTTTTCCTTTCCTCCTTAAACCCGGCGCGTGTATTAAAAGGCACCTTACGTTTTGGAGCAGGCGCACAATTCTTCCGCCGGGGCCTGGTAGTATTCCAGTTTCTCATGAGTATGCTGCTCATTACCGGCACCCTGATCGTATACCGGCAATTGAACTACATAGAAACGAAAGACATTGGGTACGACAGAAAAAACCTGGTCAGTATTCCGGGCCGGGGCATAGCCAAACAATATGAGGCATTCAGGAATGAGTTGCTGCAATTGCCCGGTATTCAGGCCGTGACACATGCTGCCTTAAATCCTTTGGGTAATGGCAATACCACCGAGGCTGTTGAATGGCCCGGTAAGGACCCAAATGATATGATCTCGTTCAACCAAACCGGTGTATGGTACGATTTTGCCAAAGTACTAAAGGTGAAAATTATACAGGGACGTGATTTTTCTCCCGCATTTGCCGATTCCAACAATTATCTGATTAACCAAATGGCGGCCCAACGTATTGGGTATAAAGACCCCGTGGGCAAGCCGCTTACCTTTTGGCGCAAGCCGGGAAAGATCATTGGCCTTATAGAAGACTTTCATTTCAATTCCCTGCACCAGCCTATTACTCCCATGATCATTCGCCTTGATCCCAGGAATAGTTTCGATAACATCCTGGTACGTCTTGAGTCTGGCAAAACAAAAGAGGCGCTGGCTGGCATCGAAACGGTGTACCGTACTATGAACCCTGATCTTCCTTTTACCTATTCATTCATTGATGAGGGCTACCAACGGCAGTACAGGAGTGAAACCATCGTAGGCACACTGGCCACTATTTTTACCTTCCTGGCCATCTTCATTGCCTGCCTGGGACTGTTTGGATTGGCGGCTTTTACCGCCGAACAGCGGACCAAAGAAATAGGGGTACGCAAGGTGCTGGGCGCCAGCGTAGCCAATATTGTGACATTACTTTCCAAAGATTTCCTGAAACTGGTACTCATAGCCATCATCATGGCTACTCCGGTGGCCTGGTGGGTCATGCACCAATGGTTGCAGGAATTCGCTTACCGGGTACACATCAGTTGGTGGGTCTTTGTGTTGGCAGGCTTACTGGCTGTGGTCATTGCCTTAATAACCATCAGCTTTCAAAGCATCAAAGCCGCCTTAACGAGCCCGGCAAAGAGCCTCAAATCAGAATAA
- a CDS encoding ligand-binding sensor domain-containing protein, whose translation MSPTPPYMHLRLLLCILFSHACLMAGAQKVNEYQFTSFNTNNGLSANAVLNVIQDHKGFMWLATTNGLQRYDGKRFLTFRNKPGDPQTIPHNIVEGVYEDTKHNLWVQTADDKVGIFSTTHFTYREIPIRVRDKKELMSIKYLMEDREGNLYLLLHQYAIYLFSAKTQEFTRSPLNEVLPAGWTVYELLIDHHSRNFWMACDSGLAVYNVGNKQVSYRGNNRNNDPVIAALGQEKFPRTLHIDRNRHFWCSTPHAEQEAQFVVHRFDPSTGTHDRHIPFPALKPKNEYHELKKIYSQKNGRTWLCGLPFLMEYKKAGLTVFEKIPVNETCNPRSLVFDMAVDMYEDREQNLWVSTTHGLFRFNPDANFFSNYLLQRRNDPAAVEQPVTAVGEMKNGDIWIGTAGAGLYTYGKDFTPVAPKGDPAAQYTQRSIWAIYQHSLTGQVWMGYTKGQMILYDPNTGQSEQFAPEIIAGKIIRRITEDKKGNLWFSTWKNNTGDIIKWDRQLAGNDHKKGYVLVKAFQETMPTNIIIDQHNFAWVTMYNQGLYKIDAATHAQIDHITTAKPEGYRLADDGLSDIIEYNDSLLVIAGAAIQVMNTKTGRISIITRQDGLPGSVLSIAKDNQGILWLGLLENGLCRFNLSKNIFTVYDKRDGMLDEFFSQAAHLKLNNGRLLFYGGRNIMVFQPADMIANAQATPGIITDFKLLNISLPVDSLLQLARLTLPYDKNSVTIEFSALSFKSQNKINFYYKMEGLDKDWIPADESLRAIYNYLPSGKYTFHIKTDNGADTNGQVTSLKINVEAPFWKTWWFYLTLTLLIVIILYVIDRERIKRLVGLQRIRTEIAINLHQEVSSTLNSINMLGEMARIKADRDIERSKEYIRQISDKSSHMVTAMEDILWSLDPDNDSMEKSLLRMREYIDALKNRYAASIDLTVDKKVTAVKLDMKKRLEFFILFKESLRAIIQHAEGKETLINLGLSGNKLLLTIQDATAHPAINTPELEKLIKDLHGRSAFINAETEVQRDRNGMAIILLVPMG comes from the coding sequence TTGAGCCCTACGCCCCCTTACATGCACCTGCGACTATTATTATGTATCCTTTTTTCACATGCCTGCCTGATGGCCGGGGCACAAAAGGTAAATGAATACCAATTCACGTCTTTCAATACCAATAACGGGCTTTCAGCCAATGCCGTACTCAATGTGATACAGGACCACAAAGGCTTTATGTGGCTGGCTACCACCAACGGATTGCAACGGTATGATGGCAAAAGGTTCCTCACATTCAGGAATAAACCGGGTGATCCACAAACCATTCCCCACAATATAGTAGAAGGTGTTTATGAGGATACAAAGCATAACCTGTGGGTGCAAACAGCAGACGATAAAGTCGGGATCTTCAGCACCACGCATTTTACTTACCGGGAGATCCCCATACGTGTACGGGACAAAAAAGAATTAATGAGCATAAAATACCTGATGGAAGACAGGGAGGGGAACCTTTACCTGCTGCTCCATCAATATGCCATTTACCTTTTTTCAGCAAAAACACAGGAATTTACGCGCAGCCCGCTGAATGAAGTACTCCCGGCGGGCTGGACGGTATACGAGTTGTTGATCGATCATCATTCCCGCAATTTCTGGATGGCCTGTGATTCGGGACTGGCAGTATACAACGTCGGCAATAAACAGGTTAGCTATCGGGGGAATAATCGCAATAATGACCCGGTTATTGCAGCATTGGGGCAGGAAAAGTTTCCCCGTACGTTACACATCGACCGCAACAGGCATTTCTGGTGTTCTACCCCCCATGCAGAGCAGGAAGCTCAATTCGTAGTCCACCGTTTTGATCCGTCTACAGGCACTCATGACAGGCATATCCCCTTCCCGGCTTTAAAGCCTAAAAACGAATACCATGAATTAAAAAAGATCTATTCACAAAAAAATGGCCGGACATGGCTATGTGGATTGCCCTTTTTAATGGAATACAAAAAAGCGGGGTTAACTGTCTTTGAAAAGATCCCTGTCAACGAAACATGTAATCCCAGGAGCCTGGTCTTTGATATGGCAGTGGATATGTATGAGGACAGGGAACAGAATCTCTGGGTATCCACCACGCATGGATTGTTCAGGTTCAACCCGGATGCCAACTTCTTTTCCAATTATTTATTACAGCGGAGGAATGATCCGGCTGCTGTTGAACAACCGGTAACGGCAGTTGGTGAAATGAAAAATGGGGATATCTGGATCGGTACTGCGGGCGCCGGCCTGTACACCTATGGAAAGGATTTTACCCCGGTAGCCCCCAAAGGCGACCCCGCGGCTCAATACACACAGCGTTCAATATGGGCCATTTACCAGCATAGCCTTACAGGCCAGGTATGGATGGGATATACCAAAGGACAAATGATCCTATATGATCCGAATACCGGACAATCGGAACAATTTGCTCCCGAAATAATAGCCGGCAAGATCATCCGGAGAATCACAGAAGACAAAAAAGGAAACCTGTGGTTCAGTACCTGGAAAAACAATACAGGCGATATCATCAAATGGGACCGGCAGTTGGCAGGCAATGATCACAAAAAAGGATATGTACTGGTAAAAGCATTTCAGGAAACAATGCCCACCAACATCATCATTGATCAGCACAATTTCGCATGGGTAACTATGTACAACCAGGGTTTGTATAAAATAGATGCTGCCACCCATGCGCAAATAGACCATATCACCACCGCAAAGCCGGAAGGATACCGCCTGGCGGATGATGGCCTGTCCGACATCATTGAATACAATGACAGTTTACTGGTCATAGCAGGCGCCGCCATCCAGGTGATGAACACAAAAACAGGCAGGATTTCCATCATTACCAGACAGGATGGGTTGCCGGGTTCTGTTTTATCCATCGCCAAAGACAACCAGGGAATTCTCTGGCTGGGCTTGCTCGAAAATGGGCTTTGCCGGTTCAACCTGTCAAAAAACATATTTACAGTATATGATAAACGGGATGGGATGCTGGATGAGTTTTTTTCCCAGGCCGCTCATCTCAAACTAAATAATGGCCGGTTATTATTTTATGGTGGTCGTAATATCATGGTCTTTCAACCGGCAGATATGATAGCCAATGCCCAGGCGACACCGGGAATCATTACAGATTTCAAACTGCTAAACATATCCCTGCCCGTTGATTCATTGCTGCAATTGGCGAGGCTAACGCTTCCTTACGATAAAAATTCAGTAACGATTGAATTCAGTGCATTGAGCTTTAAGTCGCAGAATAAAATTAATTTCTATTATAAAATGGAGGGGCTGGACAAGGATTGGATACCAGCCGATGAATCGCTGCGGGCGATCTATAACTACCTGCCATCCGGGAAATATACTTTCCATATCAAAACAGACAATGGGGCTGATACCAACGGCCAGGTAACCAGTCTGAAAATAAACGTTGAAGCTCCTTTCTGGAAAACCTGGTGGTTTTACCTTACGCTTACATTGCTGATCGTTATCATTTTATACGTAATAGACCGGGAAAGGATAAAGCGTTTAGTAGGTCTCCAAAGAATAAGGACAGAGATAGCCATCAATTTACACCAGGAAGTAAGTTCTACCCTGAACAGTATCAATATGTTGGGTGAGATGGCACGTATAAAGGCCGACAGGGATATTGAACGCTCTAAAGAGTATATCCGGCAGATCAGTGATAAAAGCAGTCATATGGTGACAGCCATGGAAGATATTTTATGGAGCCTTGATCCCGACAATGACAGCATGGAAAAATCACTGTTGCGGATGAGGGAATATATTGATGCCTTAAAAAACCGCTATGCCGCCAGCATAGATCTTACCGTTGATAAAAAGGTAACCGCCGTAAAGCTGGATATGAAAAAACGGCTTGAATTTTTTATCCTTTTTAAAGAATCATTAAGAGCGATCATACAGCATGCGGAAGGAAAAGAAACCCTGATCAATCTCGGCCTTTCCGGCAACAAGTTGCTGCTGACTATACAGGATGCTACAGCCCATCCTGCTATCAACACGCCTGAGTTGGAAAAATTAATAAAAGACCTACATGGCCGCTCAGCCTTCATCAATGCAGAAACAGAGGTGCAGCGTGACCGTAATGGCATGGCTATCATTCTGCTGGTGCCAATGGGATGA
- a CDS encoding T9SS type A sorting domain-containing protein, producing the protein MRRILLISMLLTIATAIHAQLEEDFSPNPTDWTLDQGAQFTAVNGDAVAVTPAGGGNNHAVIGTSAVNKTSNTVEVCFDLTPYNSNLNGKVNFACATYMDILFVKSSVTTSNDAELPENILARIDNFQVSISGGAHCFTFNFPAGVVAADFKIFLSFHATCNQGGTKLVLDNVKISGVDEVCPGTTCPPAALDDIFDRTDENELSFDAVVYGSNINYPGPGSKAADLGGTDNDPNDTYAHLQWTLVTAPSNGSVVINADGSCTITRNSLTTKQVVFVYQICDDGADNNFATTGDNLCDQATVTVNFAVNIVTPVLLTNFSVTRKEALVTVKWTTSSESNNSRFEIQRSTGGNPWQTIATVQSKAAQGNSDVPLSYEFSESIAIKSVASYRLVQIDKDGTKTIYAIRMVRGMDGMAKMILTPNPARSGRFTIIFDDVQPRDIMISDLSGKAVQQWHGYAQSNLPVNGLRPGLYIVQVTTRATLEKQVQKLIVTE; encoded by the coding sequence ATGAGACGTATTCTACTTATCAGCATGCTGCTGACGATTGCTACTGCCATCCATGCCCAACTGGAAGAAGATTTTTCACCCAACCCCACCGACTGGACATTAGACCAGGGAGCTCAATTCACTGCTGTCAATGGTGATGCTGTTGCTGTAACGCCTGCCGGTGGAGGTAACAACCATGCTGTTATTGGTACTTCTGCCGTTAACAAAACTTCCAATACGGTAGAAGTATGCTTCGATCTAACCCCTTACAATTCGAACCTGAATGGTAAGGTGAATTTTGCATGCGCTACTTATATGGATATACTATTTGTTAAATCCTCCGTTACTACCTCCAATGATGCAGAACTCCCCGAAAATATTCTGGCACGTATCGATAATTTTCAAGTGTCAATCAGTGGCGGCGCCCATTGTTTTACCTTTAATTTCCCGGCCGGTGTAGTGGCCGCCGATTTTAAAATATTCCTTTCTTTTCATGCCACTTGTAACCAGGGAGGCACTAAGCTGGTACTGGATAATGTAAAAATAAGCGGTGTAGATGAAGTGTGCCCGGGCACTACTTGCCCGCCAGCGGCTCTTGATGATATATTTGACCGTACTGACGAAAATGAGCTGTCATTCGATGCTGTGGTCTACGGTTCCAATATCAACTATCCCGGTCCGGGCAGTAAAGCTGCCGACCTGGGCGGTACCGACAATGACCCGAATGATACCTATGCACACCTGCAGTGGACACTGGTAACAGCACCGTCTAACGGATCTGTTGTGATCAATGCGGATGGTTCCTGTACCATTACCAGAAATTCACTGACTACAAAACAGGTCGTTTTCGTATACCAGATCTGTGATGATGGCGCCGATAATAACTTTGCTACCACCGGCGATAATCTTTGTGACCAGGCTACCGTAACAGTCAACTTTGCTGTAAACATTGTCACCCCTGTACTCCTGACCAACTTTTCTGTTACCCGGAAGGAGGCGCTGGTAACGGTGAAATGGACCACTTCTTCTGAGAGCAATAACAGCCGGTTTGAAATACAACGCAGCACTGGTGGCAACCCCTGGCAAACAATTGCTACTGTTCAATCAAAAGCAGCGCAGGGCAATAGTGATGTGCCCCTGAGCTATGAATTCAGTGAATCCATCGCTATCAAATCGGTGGCTAGCTATCGCCTGGTACAGATAGATAAGGACGGCACAAAAACAATATACGCTATCAGGATGGTGCGGGGTATGGACGGCATGGCTAAAATGATACTTACACCCAACCCGGCCAGGTCTGGAAGGTTTACCATCATCTTCGACGATGTGCAGCCAAGGGATATTATGATCAGCGACCTCAGCGGCAAAGCAGTGCAGCAATGGCATGGTTATGCACAAAGCAACCTGCCGGTCAATGGTCTCCGCCCCGGCCTGTACATTGTACAGGTAACCACCAGAGCTACTTTGGAAAAACAGGTGCAAAAGCTCATCGTTACCGAATAA
- a CDS encoding ABC transporter ATP-binding protein translates to MSKVIISVKDLVKKYGQFEAVKGISFDVQEGEIFGLLGPNGAGKSTTLEIIETLRDKTAGEVTVQGFNLDTDPNEIKKIIGVQLQTSGFYPGLNLLELIDLFAGLYNRSVNARELLKSVNLEDKAKNKYKELSGGQKQRFSIATTLINQPRIIFLDEPTTGLDPHARRNLWELIKNIRAQGTTVIITTHYMDEAEVLCDRIAIIDAGKIIALETPDKLIDELVATGFERPKEVKKANLEDVFIHLTGHTLREE, encoded by the coding sequence ATGAGCAAGGTGATCATTTCTGTAAAGGACCTCGTCAAAAAGTACGGCCAGTTTGAAGCGGTCAAAGGCATTAGCTTTGATGTGCAGGAGGGGGAGATATTTGGTTTGCTGGGGCCTAATGGCGCCGGTAAGTCTACTACCCTGGAAATTATAGAAACCCTGCGGGATAAAACGGCGGGAGAAGTAACTGTGCAGGGATTTAACCTGGATACCGACCCCAATGAGATCAAAAAGATCATTGGCGTGCAGTTGCAAACCTCCGGCTTCTACCCCGGCCTCAACCTGCTGGAACTGATAGACCTCTTTGCCGGTTTATACAACCGTTCTGTCAATGCACGGGAATTGCTGAAAAGTGTGAACCTGGAAGATAAAGCCAAAAACAAGTACAAAGAGTTAAGCGGTGGACAAAAACAGCGTTTTTCCATTGCTACCACCCTTATCAACCAGCCCAGGATCATCTTCCTCGATGAGCCTACTACGGGCCTCGATCCCCATGCCCGCCGTAACTTGTGGGAACTGATCAAGAACATCCGGGCGCAGGGCACTACTGTTATCATTACTACCCATTACATGGACGAGGCAGAAGTCCTGTGCGACCGTATCGCCATCATAGATGCGGGTAAGATCATTGCGCTGGAAACACCGGATAAGCTCATTGATGAATTGGTGGCTACTGGCTTTGAACGCCCCAAAGAAGTAAAAAAAGCCAACCTCGAAGACGTGTTCATTCACCTTACCGGTCACACCCTGCGGGAGGAGTAA
- a CDS encoding YfiT family bacillithiol transferase, with protein MDLRYPIGKYESQPFSDKQKRTWLQDIQFLPGLLETAIENLDEKQFETPYRDGGWTVRQVVHHVADSHLNAYTRFKLGLTENNPAIKPYEEGLWAELKDVSVVPVNISITLLYALHTRWHAAIRDLTDEQWKRTVFHPEHKKEMTLWFLLGMYAWHGKHHVAHITSLRERKGWI; from the coding sequence ATGGACTTACGATACCCCATCGGCAAATATGAGTCACAACCTTTTTCCGACAAGCAAAAGCGTACCTGGCTGCAGGATATCCAGTTCTTACCGGGATTATTGGAGACTGCTATCGAAAATCTCGATGAGAAACAGTTTGAAACGCCCTATCGCGATGGGGGATGGACGGTGAGGCAGGTCGTGCACCATGTGGCCGACAGTCACCTCAATGCTTACACACGTTTTAAGCTGGGGCTTACAGAGAATAACCCGGCCATCAAGCCTTATGAAGAAGGGCTGTGGGCCGAACTGAAAGACGTATCTGTGGTGCCTGTAAACATCTCCATCACCCTGCTCTATGCATTACATACCCGCTGGCATGCTGCCATCCGTGACCTCACCGATGAGCAATGGAAAAGGACGGTATTCCATCCGGAACATAAAAAGGAAATGACCCTCTGGTTCCTGCTGGGCATGTATGCCTGGCACGGTAAACACCATGTAGCGCACATCACTTCCCTGCGTGAAAGAAAAGGATGGATATAG